Part of the Candidatus Neptunochlamydia vexilliferae genome, AAACGAAAATTCGTGCCTCTAATCGAGAAAAACGGTACACTAAAGAGCCAATTGCAAAATTTGCAAAAATCGATTAATCAGTAATTTTGCAATTGGCTCTAAAAAGAAAAACCCAAGGTGATGACCATGTCAAATCAAGATGATCCTGCAAAGAAAAAAGCTCTAGAACTCGCCAAAGCCCACATTGAAAAACAATTTGGAGCGGGCGCCATTATGTCTCTTGGAGACCATTCAATAAATCGATCGATCAGCTCGATTAAAACAGGGGCGATTTCCCTAGACCTCGCTCTTGGAATCGGAGGGGTTCCTAGAGGACGTGTCGTCGAGATTTATGGGCCAGAATCCTCTGGTAAATCAACATTAGCCACCCACATTGTTGCAAGTTGCCAAAAAGAAGGTGGCGTTGCTGCTTACATCGACGCCGAGCACGCCCTTGATCCTTCTTACGCTGCAAAAATCGGGGTTAACCTCAACGATCTTATGATTTCTCAACCCGATTGTGGGGAAGATGCTCTCAATATCGCAGAGATGCTCGCTCGCTCAAACGCTGTTGATGTCATTGTGATCGACTCTGTTGCCGCTCTTGTTCCAAAGTCGGAACTTGAAGGAGAAATTGGGGACACTCACGTGGGTTTACAAGCCCGTCTCATGTCTCAAGCCCTTCGTAAACTCACCTCAACTCTCTCAAAGAGCAACACCTGCGCTGTTTTCATCAACCAAATCCGTGAAAAGGTGGGAGTGATGTTTGGAAACCCCGAAACCACCTCTGGAGGAAGAGCTCTTAAGTTTTATTCCTCTATTCGGATGGATATCCGTCGGATTGCAAGCATCAAAGGACCTGAAAATGTTGACATCGGTAACCGCGTTAAGGTGAAAGTTGTGAAAAACAAAATGGCTCCTCCCTTTAGGATTGCTGAGT contains:
- the recA gene encoding recombinase RecA, whose amino-acid sequence is MSNQDDPAKKKALELAKAHIEKQFGAGAIMSLGDHSINRSISSIKTGAISLDLALGIGGVPRGRVVEIYGPESSGKSTLATHIVASCQKEGGVAAYIDAEHALDPSYAAKIGVNLNDLMISQPDCGEDALNIAEMLARSNAVDVIVIDSVAALVPKSELEGEIGDTHVGLQARLMSQALRKLTSTLSKSNTCAVFINQIREKVGVMFGNPETTSGGRALKFYSSIRMDIRRIASIKGPENVDIGNRVKVKVVKNKMAPPFRIAEFDILFNEGISRTGSIIDLGVEHNIIDKKGTWYSYGDKRLGQGKEATRTELKANPELTDEIEKLILEKVQEKPALGTASK